GTCGTCGTCGATCTGGAAGAGAGCCCGATCCTGGAAAAGCTGATGCACGCGTTGGTCGAAGCCGTCGCCAATGATCAGATTTCCACGGGGGCGAAAGTAGTCGCTCTGTACAGCGGCTTCGATGAAGAACGGATCGATACGATCAGCTTCATCCGCCTCGACGAACGCCTGGGCCGATTGACCTCGCGCGATCTGCGTAAGCTGGAAACAAGTGTCCCGTTAGAAACACTGAAGATGGTTGTCGACTTGGCGGTCGAAATCGGCCGTGAAGGGCGCGAAGGAAAGCCCGTGGGAACCTGTTTCGTCGTGGGAGATCATCGCAAGGTCTTATCGAACAGTGCTCCGGCAGGCTTTGACCCACTGAAGGGCTACCCGAAGAAAGAACGCAACATCAGCGATCGCAGCGTCCGCGAGAACTTGAAAGAGATCGCCCAACTCGACGGAGCGATTGTCGTGAATGCCGACGGCACCGTTGAGGCCGGAGGACGGATGCTTGACGTCGCCTCGGCCAGTGTCACGCTCAGCAAAG
The Blastopirellula marina genome window above contains:
- a CDS encoding DNA integrity scanning protein DisA nucleotide-binding domain protein, translating into MKYQKLSSQFNEFFKLAIQMLEVAEADAVLIFIDGTPEWDKLKSIAEGHKVIVAADRDEFLEGIEHTELLGVVVDLEESPILEKLMHALVEAVANDQISTGAKVVALYSGFDEERIDTISFIRLDERLGRLTSRDLRKLETSVPLETLKMVVDLAVEIGREGREGKPVGTCFVVGDHRKVLSNSAPAGFDPLKGYPKKERNISDRSVRENLKEIAQLDGAIVVNADGTVEAGGRMLDVASASVTLSKGLGARHWAAAAISKKTKAIAIAVSESNGTVRLFQGGEVVLRIEPSRRAMKWKDLDFDNNQNAID